A window from Temnothorax longispinosus isolate EJ_2023e chromosome 1, Tlon_JGU_v1, whole genome shotgun sequence encodes these proteins:
- the LOC139825208 gene encoding cilia- and flagella-associated protein 45, protein MSTKTKTVVRKTRSSNLEYRGDSRFPSGSACDRTLGDRPRHLKRSSAYEGKEVGRIRDKSGTRKYLIPSKEPMVYPKIMTRKEYEDLKERSRVITKEERQTTAEAAAKERERLTKESAARKEAIRMMDMKKSREKDPRTREIEEEARRRTMHILERAYNMRLEQEEEIQKCTRLILETKCRAIRDAQIAEKKLMEQELLEEEKRLHDMMEDERRWAIKEESRKEQEEAAKRLRFAKILKEQIVENEEQRVLEFEKKQEESRLINLNNIAWQQDEMEKLRNKEAENAKVRQELAEGNEQLKHFKAMEQEENKIIDIRIQNYHRMKEEREAKKMEEQKLERLRKEREKTRVAMRTVQTHELQAQIDEINAARVQEEVEREWRRKEKEEALKKLEAQKILQRQREEQINNKRIMQAIEIERERREFERRARVQKAAFCREKKELGQKQQQAQIHRSEILKQVNEKERERIAERQKMFEEGLAIRAETAIRKKKLQDAMERKYQEMRENKVPDIYINEVKRMIETIQ, encoded by the exons ATGTCGACCAAGACCAAGACCGTGGTGCGGAAGACGAGATCCAGCAACTTGGAGTACCGCGGCGACTCCAGATTTCCATCAGGCTCGGCGTGCGACCGTACGCTCGGAGACAGGCCGCGTCATCTGAAGAGGAGTAGCGCGTACGAAGGAAAAGAG GTCGGCAGGATAAGGGATAAAAGCGGCACGAGGAAATATCTGATTCCCTCGAAGGAGCCTATGGTCTATCCGAAGATAATGACGAGGAAGGAGTATGAGGACCTGAAAGAACGCAGCCGCGTAATCACAAAGGAAGAGAGACAAACGACTGCGGAGGCCGCGgcgaaggagagggagagactgACGAAGGAAAGCGCGGCACGGAAAGAGGCAATCCGCATGATGGACATGAAGAAGAGTCGCGAGAAGGATCCGAGAACGAGGGAGATCGAGGAGGAGGCAAGAAGGAGGACAATGCACATCCTCGAGCGGGCGTACAACATGCGTCTGGAGCAGGAGGAAGAGATACAGAAGTGCACGCGGCTCATCCTTGAGACCAAATGCCGAGCTATTCGCGACGCCCAA ATCGCGGAAAAAAAGCTGATGGAACAGGAGCTTCTCGAGGAGGAGAAACGGCTGCACGACATGATGGAAGACGAGAGGAGATGGGCGATCAAGGAAGAGTCGCGAAAGGAACAGGAGGAGGCGGCCAAGAGGCTGCGATTCGCCAAGATCCTGAAGGAGCAGATCGTGGAAAACGAGGAGCAGCGGGTACTCGAGTTTGAGAAGAAGCAGGAGGAAAGCCGGCtcatcaatttaaataatatcgcgTGGCAGCAAGATGAGATGGAGAAGCTGCGCAACAAAGAGGCTGAAAATGCTAAAGTGCGGCAGGAACTTGCGGAAGGAAACGAACAACTGAAACATTTCAAGGCTATGGAACAAgaggaaaacaaaattatagatataag GATACAAAACTATCATCGaatgaaagaagagagagaggccaAAAAGATGGAAGAGCAGAAATTAGAGAGATTGAGAAAAGAACGAGAAAAAACCAGAGTAGCGATGCGAACGGTGCAGACGCACGAGCTTCAG GCGCAAATTGATGAAATCAATGCGGCTCGGGTTCAGGAAGAGGTAGAACGGGAATGGAGAcgaaaagagaaggaagaagctTTAAAGAAACTGGAGGCTCAAAAGATTCTTCAGAGACAAAGGGAGGaacaaataaacaataagCGAATAATGCAAGCCATCGAGATCGAGCGAGAGAGGCGGGAATTCGAGAGGCGTGCACGTGTGCAAAAAGCAGCTTTTTGTAGAGAAAAGAAGGAACTCGGACAAAAGCAACAGCAGGCTCAAATTCATCGCagtgaaatattaaagcaG GTAAATGAAAAGGAACGAGAGCGCATTGCTGAGCGGCAAAAAATGTTTGAAGAAGGCTTGGCAATACGTGCTGAAACTGCGATACGTAAGAAGAAATTACAAGATGCAATGGAACGAAAGTACCAAGAAATGAGAGAGAACAAAGTCcctgatatttatattaacgaAGTGAAACGGATGATCGAAACTATTCAATGA
- the Nprl2 gene encoding GATOR complex protein NPRL2, whose protein sequence is MASVSLESVGDKEQEDPIRCIFFAEFHHIAGPKITCQVPDNYISKDIFDNVSVYIIPKAQLQRSTITITLKDYKILGFPVKIDDKKYARNAFYFNLCFVCDANARTVHYEPVVKKMSDFLMALEIENCFLSASDDKTRLAEMLAQVMQDLNMHKMCTLTEGTMTSHLKVVRLAPEPKPVLDHQVPIFLEDRESFQCDQWDLTTQQLLPYIDGFNHVARIAAEADVENNLVKSCVQNLVYYGVVTLIPIFQYSNVYAVTPKLRKLPDDLKLQERCIAYASKLARQPAFFRDIYRMYSSMTYGVSMKDLCQRLNPQNLRINERRLVQFGLIEGLIRRVYNYPVLLPGASCSEEAKNNPVYKYFKGTYSLDEICCNTGQSAAQIEDLIERDANVLMIWK, encoded by the exons ATGGCATCCGTTTCGTTGGAAAGTGTCGGGGACAAGGAACAAGAGGATCCGATTCGATGCATATTTTTTGCCGAATTTCACCATATAGCGGGACCCAAAATTACATGCCAG GTGCCTGACAATTACATATCTAAGGACATATTCGACAATGTCAGTGTTTACATCATACCAAAGGCGCAATTACAAAGAAGTACCATTACAAT CACGTTAAAGGACTATAAGATTTTGGGCTTCCCCGTGAAGATTGACGATAAGAAATACGCAAGAAATgcgttttatttcaacttgTGTTTCGTCTGTGATGCGAATGCTCGTACTGTCCATTATGAGCCAGTGGTCAAGAAGATGTCGGATTTCttg ATGGCTTTGGAAATAGAAAATTGCTTTCTATCTGCCTCGGATGACAAGACCAGACTGGCGGAGATGCTCGCTCAAGTCATGCAGGATTTGAATATGCACAAAATGTGTACATTGACTG AGGGAACAATGACATCACATTTGAAAGTTGTGAGATTAGCGCCTGAGCCAAAGCCAGTTCTCGATCATCAGGTACCAATATTTTTGGAAGACAGAGAGTCATTTCAGTGCGATCAATGGGATTTGACTACGCAACAACTGTTACCTTACATCGATGGTTTTAATCATGTGGCGCGCATAGCGGCTGAGGCCGACGTGGAGAATAATTTGGTCAAAAGCTGCGTGCAAAATCTTGT ATATTATGGGGTTGTAACTTTGATcccaatatttcaatatagtAACGTCTATGCCGTAACTccgaaattaagaaaattgccGGACGACCTAAAATTACAGGAAAGGTGTATAGCGTACGCTTCCAAGTTAG CTAGACAACCGGCGTTTTTTAGAGATATATACCGTATGTATTCGAGTATGACTTACGGCGTCAGTATGAAAGACTTGTGCCAACGTCTCAATCCACAGAACCTAAGAATAAATGAGAGAAGGCTGGTACAATTTGGTTTGATCGAGGGGCTTATTAGAAGGGTGTACAAT TATCCTGTACTTCTTCCTGGTGCATCTTGCAGCGAAGAAGCAAAAAATAATCCAGTTTACAAGTATTTCAAAGGCACGTACAGCCTCGATGAAATATGCTGTAACACGGGCCAGTCCGCCGCGCAAATTGAAGATCTCATCGAGCGCGATGCAAACGTTCTAATGATATGGAAGTGA